One Methanolobus sp. WCC4 DNA segment encodes these proteins:
- a CDS encoding ribosome biogenesis/translation initiation ATPase RLI gives MRIAILNKDRCQPRRCSHECEKYCPRVRTGDETIIFGDDGKPIISEEMCVGCGICIHKCPFEAIMIIGLPEALKEPTHRYGPNGFALYGLPVPQVGRVTGILGPNGIGKSTAVQILSGTLVPNFSQETGNWEKVLEHYAGTALYDYFSDVVDGNIKVSQKPQYVDLIPKAFQGKTSELLDKTDEKGALPELVERLNLSHVLDRKITELSGGELQRVAIAACAAKDADFYFFDEISPYLDIHQRINSAQLIQEIAKDKAVLVVEHDLAILDMLADVVHVAYGEPGAYGVVTHPKGVRVAINQYLKGYLPEENVRIRTDAIKFEVHPPRAATDINTLVDYDSFSKKYGEGFSLSTDGGSLKEGEVLGIVGPNGIGKSTFVKILAGEVAPDEGELDLDIKIAYKPQYIKADNPIPVQYFLRGISNKFDSSYFQSEIAKPLNIEKFYDRLVTDLSGGELQRVAIAACLMQEADMYILDEPSAHLDVEQRSMATKVIKRFAENNGKTAMVVDHDIYMIDMLSERLIVFEGEPAVYGKAHEPLSMQNGMNKFLANLDITFRRDEDTSRPRVNKPDSRLDREQKAKGEYYYHDILDE, from the coding sequence ATGCGAATTGCCATATTGAACAAAGACAGATGTCAGCCACGACGTTGCAGTCATGAATGTGAGAAATACTGTCCCCGTGTAAGGACCGGGGATGAGACCATTATCTTCGGTGATGACGGAAAACCGATAATATCCGAAGAGATGTGTGTCGGATGTGGTATATGCATCCACAAATGTCCTTTTGAAGCTATTATGATTATCGGGCTTCCTGAAGCCCTTAAAGAACCGACCCACAGGTACGGACCCAACGGTTTCGCACTCTACGGTCTTCCGGTGCCACAGGTAGGAAGGGTAACAGGTATACTCGGTCCTAACGGTATCGGTAAAAGTACTGCGGTACAGATCCTCTCAGGTACACTTGTGCCTAACTTCTCACAGGAGACCGGTAACTGGGAAAAGGTGCTTGAACACTACGCAGGAACCGCTCTCTATGATTACTTCAGTGACGTGGTGGACGGTAACATCAAGGTTTCCCAGAAGCCACAGTATGTGGACCTTATCCCCAAGGCCTTCCAGGGCAAGACCAGTGAGCTCCTTGACAAGACCGATGAAAAGGGAGCGCTCCCGGAACTTGTCGAACGTCTCAACCTCTCACACGTCCTTGACCGCAAGATAACAGAGCTCAGTGGTGGAGAACTCCAGAGGGTAGCCATTGCAGCATGTGCTGCCAAAGATGCCGATTTCTACTTCTTCGATGAGATAAGTCCTTATCTTGATATCCACCAGCGTATCAACTCCGCACAGCTCATACAGGAGATCGCTAAGGATAAGGCTGTGCTCGTTGTTGAGCACGACCTTGCGATACTTGATATGCTTGCTGATGTAGTTCACGTTGCATACGGTGAACCGGGGGCCTACGGTGTGGTCACCCATCCAAAAGGTGTACGTGTTGCCATCAATCAGTATCTCAAAGGTTACCTGCCTGAAGAGAACGTGCGTATACGTACCGATGCCATCAAGTTCGAGGTACATCCTCCAAGGGCTGCCACCGATATCAACACCCTTGTTGACTATGATTCGTTCTCCAAGAAATATGGAGAAGGCTTCTCCCTGTCCACCGATGGCGGCTCTCTGAAAGAGGGCGAGGTGCTCGGTATAGTGGGTCCGAACGGTATCGGTAAATCCACGTTCGTAAAGATCCTTGCAGGGGAGGTAGCACCTGACGAGGGAGAACTGGACCTTGATATCAAGATCGCGTACAAGCCACAGTACATCAAGGCTGACAACCCGATCCCTGTACAGTATTTCCTGCGTGGAATCTCCAACAAGTTCGATAGCAGTTATTTCCAGTCAGAGATCGCTAAACCATTGAACATCGAGAAGTTCTACGACCGTCTGGTCACAGACCTCAGTGGTGGTGAACTCCAGAGAGTTGCCATTGCAGCATGTCTCATGCAGGAAGCTGATATGTACATCCTTGACGAGCCAAGCGCTCACCTTGATGTAGAGCAGCGTTCCATGGCAACAAAGGTCATCAAAAGGTTCGCAGAGAACAACGGTAAGACCGCAATGGTTGTAGACCACGATATATACATGATAGATATGCTCAGTGAGCGTCTGATCGTATTCGAGGGTGAACCTGCGGTCTATGGTAAAGCGCACGAGCCTTTATCCATGCAGAATGGTATGAACAAGTTCCTCGCAAATCTGGATATCACATTCAGGCGTGATGAGGACACATCCCGTCCGAGGGTCAACAAACCTGACTCAAGACTTGACAGGGAACAGAAGGCTAAGGGAGAGTATTACTACCACGATATTCTGGATGAGTAA
- a CDS encoding MBL fold metallo-hydrolase yields the protein MVFREKNSRGSFKPHLSIKFRSVEGDLVTFSVDTSRTPAKYKQPDAYLITHAHSDHHGKSAMLSERAVCSEKTALALEIRHQRTYAGRTFKVGETIDIKGVKVKTFPNFHTVGSVAFMWENETGVRILVTGDVKDASMLPECDVLITEANYGDPGDTSCYFEDDISGFECAFRDDPSIAFGAYAFGKAQRAVELLRELGYDGVIEMDEQSLSLTRTLLDDAGELDYIGNSCSDCISIVPPWDLGKLPSHISKYVMTGRSDYRYPAIQISDHLDARGLVDMVKDIDPEFTVVYHPNGHRPGRFARHLDSIGFNAISIDMIENVLSNEFV from the coding sequence ATGGTATTCAGGGAGAAGAACTCCCGCGGTTCCTTCAAACCTCATCTTTCTATTAAGTTCCGGTCCGTTGAAGGGGACCTTGTGACATTCTCTGTGGATACGAGTCGTACCCCTGCCAAATACAAACAGCCTGATGCCTATCTTATCACACATGCCCATTCCGATCATCATGGCAAATCCGCAATGCTATCCGAGCGTGCGGTCTGTTCCGAGAAGACCGCCCTTGCCCTTGAGATACGTCACCAGCGTACCTATGCAGGCAGGACGTTCAAAGTAGGGGAGACCATAGATATCAAAGGCGTTAAGGTGAAGACCTTCCCTAACTTCCATACCGTAGGTTCCGTAGCTTTCATGTGGGAGAACGAGACCGGTGTGAGGATACTTGTGACAGGTGATGTAAAGGACGCTTCCATGCTTCCTGAGTGTGATGTCCTTATCACGGAAGCCAACTATGGCGACCCCGGGGACACAAGCTGCTATTTCGAGGATGATATCTCAGGTTTCGAGTGTGCTTTCAGGGATGATCCTTCCATAGCATTCGGAGCCTATGCATTCGGCAAGGCACAGAGGGCAGTGGAACTTCTCAGGGAACTCGGTTACGATGGGGTCATTGAGATGGATGAGCAATCCCTGTCTCTCACAAGGACACTCCTCGATGATGCCGGAGAACTGGACTACATCGGCAATTCATGTAGTGACTGCATAAGTATAGTACCGCCCTGGGACCTTGGCAAGCTGCCATCTCACATATCCAAATATGTGATGACAGGACGCAGTGATTATCGTTATCCTGCGATCCAGATAAGTGACCATCTCGATGCCAGGGGTCTTGTGGACATGGTAAAGGACATCGACCCCGAGTTCACGGTGGTCTATCATCCCAATGGCCACAGGCCGGGAAGGTTCGCAAGACACCTCGATTCAATCGGTTTTAACGCGATCTCCATCGATATGATCGAAAATGTCCTGAGCAATGAATTTGTATAA
- a CDS encoding thioredoxin domain-containing protein, protein MSNVELLDFSATWCGPCKMQKPHLEKVEAELGDKVAVKVIDVDQNQSLAAQYGVQAVPTLVILKDGEIAKRFTGLTTAGVLIEELNKVL, encoded by the coding sequence ATGAGCAATGTAGAATTATTAGATTTCAGTGCAACCTGGTGCGGACCATGTAAGATGCAGAAACCACATCTTGAAAAGGTGGAGGCAGAACTCGGTGACAAGGTCGCTGTCAAGGTCATAGATGTTGACCAGAACCAGTCCCTTGCTGCACAGTATGGTGTACAGGCAGTACCAACACTTGTTATTCTCAAAGATGGGGAGATTGCAAAGCGCTTCACCGGTCTGACAACAGCCGGCGTCCTCATCGAGGAACTGAACAAGGTGCTTTAA
- a CDS encoding nicotinate-nucleotide pyrophosphorylase yields MIDLFDLYLSEDCPYGDETTEFLGIEGNGRIRIKSREHGVAACMDDLAGFYRKNGLEVVSMVPNGDEFNPNDVIFEAQGDLPTIFKLWRISQTFLSMVCAIASKTRFAVELARKTNPDILIATSRKTHPGFRKYELKAVKTGGGTHHRNSLSDSILVTQNHLEVMEKQVDLKAMKKIEIEPRTREEALEAAPVADMLLLDHYTPEELETFVPELRALNPHLEIAVGGVDLGMISRYAEHVDVIVTTAPYYAAPLDLTSKIRRI; encoded by the coding sequence ATGATCGATCTTTTTGACCTTTATCTTTCAGAGGATTGTCCTTACGGCGATGAGACCACAGAGTTCCTTGGTATAGAGGGCAACGGGCGTATCCGTATCAAATCAAGGGAACACGGTGTGGCTGCGTGTATGGACGACCTTGCGGGCTTCTACAGGAAGAATGGGCTTGAGGTCGTGAGCATGGTTCCGAATGGGGATGAGTTCAATCCCAACGATGTCATCTTTGAGGCGCAGGGAGACCTTCCTACCATCTTCAAACTCTGGAGGATATCCCAGACATTTCTCTCGATGGTCTGTGCCATCGCTTCTAAGACACGGTTCGCTGTTGAGCTTGCGAGGAAGACGAACCCTGATATACTGATAGCCACAAGCCGCAAGACCCATCCGGGTTTTCGTAAGTATGAGTTAAAGGCCGTAAAGACCGGAGGGGGGACACATCATCGTAATTCACTGAGTGATTCCATTCTTGTGACACAGAATCACCTTGAGGTCATGGAGAAACAGGTGGATCTCAAGGCCATGAAGAAGATAGAGATCGAGCCGCGCACGAGGGAGGAAGCTCTTGAAGCTGCTCCGGTGGCTGATATGCTCCTTCTTGATCATTACACTCCAGAGGAACTGGAGACATTCGTTCCTGAACTGCGTGCTTTGAACCCACATCTTGAGATCGCCGTGGGTGGTGTGGACCTGGGTATGATATCCCGGTATGCGGAGCATGTGGATGTTATCGTTACCACGGCACCTTATTATGCAGCTCCTCTTGACCTGACATCGAAGATAAGGCGTATTTAA
- the acs gene encoding acetate--CoA ligase produces MSENFDVKLDSKSYLPDPSVKEDSWIQDYETAYNEFLKDPEKHWENVAEELEWFEKWDKVKEWEHPYAKWFTGAKLNVTHNCLDRHVLNGKRNKVALIWVGDDGEEQILTYRQLYREVMRFANGLKSLGVEKGDRVCIYMPLVPEQIIAMLACARIGAVHSVVFGGFGANALHSRIKDAQAKIVITADATLRRGKRIDLKTLVDEAVVNSSSVEKIVVLRRMTPQIELFSEIEVDFYEIMEDVEKECEPEVMDSEDPLFILYTSGTTGPAKGIVHACGGYMVGTYYTTKNMFDLKDNDVMWCTADPGWITGHSYIVYGPLSMGATIMISETTPDYPDPGVWWSMVEEFDVTILYTAPTAIRMFMRMGEEWPEKYNLSSLRILGSVGEPLNPEAFEWYFRVIGKEKCPILDTWWQTETGMHMLTTAVGEPMKPGFAGRPVPGVIADVVDENGEPVPAGTGGFLVIKEPWPSMMRTVYNNDERYRQYWSTIGNYYAAGDLAVKDEDGYIMILGRSDDVLIVAGHNIGSAEVESALVSHEAVAEAAVIGKPDPLKGDSIKAFIILRMGFEASAKLKTDLVYHVRMNLGPIAMPSEIEFVESLPKTRSGKIMRRLLKAQELGQDPGDVSTLED; encoded by the coding sequence ATGTCTGAGAATTTTGATGTAAAGCTGGATAGTAAAAGCTACCTGCCTGATCCTTCTGTAAAGGAGGATTCATGGATACAGGATTATGAAACTGCCTATAATGAGTTCCTGAAAGACCCGGAGAAACACTGGGAGAACGTTGCAGAGGAACTCGAATGGTTCGAGAAATGGGATAAAGTGAAGGAATGGGAGCACCCATATGCAAAATGGTTCACGGGTGCAAAGCTCAATGTCACACATAACTGCCTTGACAGGCATGTGCTCAACGGTAAGAGGAACAAGGTGGCCCTTATCTGGGTGGGCGATGACGGAGAGGAACAGATCCTCACATACCGCCAGCTCTACCGTGAGGTCATGAGGTTCGCCAACGGTCTGAAGTCCCTTGGTGTTGAGAAGGGTGACAGGGTATGTATATACATGCCTCTTGTTCCTGAGCAGATCATTGCAATGCTTGCATGTGCACGTATCGGTGCGGTCCACAGTGTGGTCTTCGGTGGTTTCGGAGCCAATGCACTGCATTCAAGGATAAAGGATGCGCAGGCAAAGATCGTCATCACGGCAGATGCGACCCTCAGGCGTGGAAAGCGTATCGACCTCAAGACCCTTGTGGATGAAGCTGTCGTCAATTCATCATCCGTTGAGAAGATCGTCGTCCTCAGGAGGATGACTCCCCAGATAGAGCTCTTCTCTGAGATCGAGGTTGATTTCTATGAGATCATGGAGGATGTGGAGAAAGAGTGCGAACCTGAGGTCATGGATTCTGAGGACCCGCTTTTCATACTCTACACCAGCGGGACCACCGGACCTGCAAAGGGAATCGTTCATGCATGTGGTGGCTACATGGTGGGCACCTACTACACCACCAAGAACATGTTCGACCTGAAGGACAATGATGTCATGTGGTGTACCGCAGATCCCGGATGGATCACAGGTCACAGTTACATCGTCTACGGTCCGCTCTCCATGGGCGCTACGATAATGATTTCCGAGACAACACCGGATTATCCGGACCCCGGTGTCTGGTGGAGCATGGTGGAGGAGTTCGATGTCACGATTCTCTACACGGCACCTACAGCTATCCGTATGTTCATGAGGATGGGTGAGGAATGGCCTGAGAAGTACAACCTCAGTTCCCTGCGTATACTGGGATCTGTCGGTGAACCGCTCAACCCGGAGGCTTTCGAGTGGTACTTCCGTGTCATAGGTAAGGAGAAATGTCCGATCCTTGATACGTGGTGGCAGACCGAGACTGGTATGCACATGCTGACAACAGCAGTTGGCGAACCCATGAAGCCCGGATTTGCAGGCAGACCTGTCCCCGGTGTCATTGCGGATGTTGTTGATGAGAACGGTGAACCTGTCCCGGCAGGAACAGGTGGTTTCCTTGTCATCAAGGAACCGTGGCCTTCCATGATGAGGACCGTCTACAATAACGATGAGAGATACCGCCAGTACTGGAGCACCATCGGCAATTACTATGCAGCCGGTGACCTTGCTGTTAAGGATGAGGACGGATACATCATGATCCTCGGACGTTCCGATGATGTCCTGATAGTTGCAGGCCACAATATCGGCAGTGCAGAGGTGGAGAGTGCCCTTGTCTCACATGAGGCTGTGGCAGAGGCTGCTGTTATCGGCAAACCCGACCCGCTCAAGGGAGATTCCATCAAGGCGTTCATCATCCTGCGTATGGGCTTCGAGGCAAGTGCAAAGCTCAAGACCGATCTCGTCTACCATGTAAGGATGAACCTCGGTCCTATAGCCATGCCATCTGAGATCGAGTTCGTGGAATCACTTCCAAAGACCCGAAGCGGCAAGATCATGCGCCGCCTTCTGAAAGCACAGGAACTCGGCCAGGACCCCGGAGACGTTTCAACACTGGAGGACTGA
- a CDS encoding nascent polypeptide-associated complex protein, translated as MFPGIGGRGMNPAKVKQMMKQMGINITDIDDVEQVIIRTPEKDIVFNDANVSIMNAQGVDTYQVVGTPEEVARELQIPDDDVRLVAEQTGVSEDQAREALKNANGDLAEAILALSS; from the coding sequence ATGTTTCCGGGAATTGGTGGCAGGGGTATGAACCCCGCAAAGGTCAAGCAGATGATGAAGCAGATGGGTATCAACATCACCGATATCGATGATGTCGAACAGGTCATTATCAGGACACCTGAGAAGGACATCGTTTTTAACGATGCCAATGTCTCTATAATGAACGCTCAGGGCGTGGATACCTATCAGGTAGTCGGCACTCCGGAAGAAGTCGCCAGGGAATTGCAGATTCCCGATGATGATGTGAGGCTCGTTGCAGAGCAGACAGGTGTCTCTGAGGACCAGGCACGTGAAGCATTGAAGAATGCTAACGGTGACCTTGCAGAGGCAATTCTGGCCCTCTCATCATAA
- a CDS encoding iron-sulfur cluster assembly accessory protein: protein MVEVTDNAAAELKSLLEEQDKKDVALRVFVAGMSCCGVQYGMSLEDEISEDHDIVVEEKGLKIVMNKDDSEGLKDAKIDYVDGPSGKGFIIDNQNGGGCNTSSCGGGCC from the coding sequence ATGGTAGAAGTAACTGACAATGCAGCAGCTGAATTGAAATCACTGCTTGAAGAACAGGACAAGAAGGATGTAGCTCTCAGGGTTTTCGTTGCAGGTATGAGCTGCTGCGGTGTGCAGTATGGAATGTCACTTGAGGATGAGATCAGCGAAGACCACGATATCGTAGTAGAGGAGAAAGGTCTTAAGATAGTCATGAACAAGGACGATTCAGAGGGTCTTAAGGATGCAAAGATCGACTACGTGGACGGTCCATCAGGAAAGGGTTTCATCATCGACAACCAGAACGGCGGCGGATGCAACACCTCATCATGCGGTGGCGGCTGCTGCTAA
- a CDS encoding ATPase domain-containing protein, whose product MDYSFDGTGGYRIPTGIGGLDVQLGGGVPPGATILILAEPGANSDMFAQQFVYGGLLNDEDVFYFTSEHPAKEIVQEMEDMKWDVEKYMEDGTLEFVDAYVPRFYNVLPKEYTSDLSAKDFLKKGIDSMGLLKATAMQTRDRKYRGVIDSISYFLRAYNLNSVVEVIEMISSIGKATGAIHLILMTGGMHDSVTENTLRHICDGVIEFRIRERGSEIERTIMIRKMRGMIVPNRTISYMVTQKGIELETTTRVL is encoded by the coding sequence ATGGATTATAGTTTTGATGGTACTGGCGGATACAGGATCCCGACAGGTATAGGAGGACTCGATGTACAACTTGGTGGAGGCGTGCCTCCTGGAGCAACGATACTCATTCTTGCAGAGCCTGGTGCCAATTCTGATATGTTCGCCCAGCAATTCGTCTATGGCGGGCTTTTGAACGATGAGGATGTATTCTATTTCACCTCCGAGCATCCTGCAAAGGAGATCGTCCAGGAGATGGAGGATATGAAATGGGATGTAGAGAAGTACATGGAGGATGGGACCCTTGAATTTGTGGATGCTTACGTTCCCCGTTTCTACAATGTTCTTCCAAAGGAGTACACCAGTGATCTGTCTGCAAAGGATTTCCTTAAGAAAGGAATTGATTCCATGGGTCTCCTTAAGGCCACAGCGATGCAGACAAGGGACCGAAAATACAGAGGTGTGATAGATTCCATATCATACTTCCTGCGTGCCTATAATCTCAACAGTGTCGTCGAGGTCATAGAGATGATCTCTTCCATAGGTAAAGCGACCGGAGCTATCCACCTTATACTGATGACAGGCGGGATGCATGACTCCGTTACCGAGAACACACTGCGTCATATCTGCGATGGTGTCATCGAGTTCAGGATAAGGGAACGTGGAAGCGAGATCGAGCGCACCATAATGATACGCAAGATGCGTGGGATGATCGTTCCTAACCGTACGATCTCATACATGGTGACCCAGAAGGGTATAGAGCTTGAGACCACGACACGTGTTCTCTGA
- the hisI gene encoding phosphoribosyl-AMP cyclohydrolase, translating to MIKPDELKYDNGLIQAIAQDNDTKEVLMCAFMNREAVERTIDTGIVHYWSRSRQSLWKKGESSGHMQKVIEIRVDCDMDALLLLVEQAGGACHTGYRSCFYRTIDDKLVGEKVFDPEDVY from the coding sequence ATGATAAAACCTGACGAGCTGAAGTATGATAACGGCCTCATACAGGCGATCGCACAGGACAATGATACAAAAGAAGTACTCATGTGTGCCTTCATGAACAGGGAAGCTGTGGAAAGGACGATCGATACCGGCATAGTCCACTACTGGAGCCGCAGCAGACAGAGCTTATGGAAGAAAGGAGAAAGTTCAGGCCACATGCAGAAGGTCATAGAGATCAGGGTGGACTGCGACATGGATGCACTCCTGCTTCTGGTAGAACAGGCTGGCGGAGCCTGCCACACTGGATACAGGTCCTGTTTCTACAGGACAATTGACGACAAACTTGTCGGAGAGAAGGTGTTCGACCCCGAGGATGTCTACTAG